The following proteins come from a genomic window of Lolium rigidum isolate FL_2022 chromosome 5, APGP_CSIRO_Lrig_0.1, whole genome shotgun sequence:
- the LOC124656051 gene encoding BTB/POZ and MATH domain-containing protein 1-like, giving the protein MENSCAASLTDAARLVRLLKIGGYCATKSTRENSCKIGSRWHVDGYEWELRICPDYFHSSGITPWVALELSLLSGSSSRTHVRTILGCRMVDPTGILKPSEEKRKFGLFSIPSPESAMSTLKLIKREDLESSGYLQDDAFTLQCTITVLRELPLQTFSAVKEITVQAAPPSNLHQQLGELLQSEAGADVTFVVSGESFAAHKLILAARSPVFMAQFYGQMMEKSSQQVDIKDMEAAVFKALLGFVYTDTVPEFEEQHQDKEAVSTTVMAQHLLAAADRYGIGRLKLICEGKLSGGIHVDTVAASLALAELHRCELLKAKCIDFIVRSPTVLDDVLATEGYKNLEASCPSVLTDLLTRATKKSVV; this is encoded by the coding sequence ATGGAGAACTCCTGCGCTGCAAGCCTGACCGATGCGGCGCGCTTGGTGCGGCTTCTGAAGATCGGCGGCTACTGCGCGACCAAATCCACGCGCGAGAATAGCTGCAAGATCGGGTCCAGATGGCACGTCGACGGGTACGAGTGGGAGCTCCGGATCTGTCCGGATTACTTTCACAGCTCAGGTATTACTCCGTGGGTAGCGCTCGAACTTAGCTTGCTCAGCGGATCCAGCTCCCGCACGCACGTAAGGACGATTCTTGGCTGCCGGATGGTGGATCCGACCGGAATCCTGAAACCTTCCGAAGAAAAGAGGAAGTTCGGGCTATTCTCTATCCCCAGTCCAGAAAGCGCAATGTCTACGCTGAAGCTCATCAAGAGAGAAGATTTGGAGTCATCGGGTTATCTCCAGGATGATGCCTTCACTCTACAGTGCACCATCACCGTCCTCAGGGAACTGCCGCTGCAGACGTTCTCGGCCGTGAAGGAAATCACCGTGCAAGCCGCACCACCTTCCAACCTGCACCAGCAGCTCGGGGAGCTGCTGCAGAGCGAGGCCGGAGCGGACGTCACGTTCGTCGTATCCGGCGAGTCATTTGCCGCGCACAAGCTCATACTCGCCGCCAGGTCCCCCGTGTTCATGGCCCAGTTCTATGGGCAAATGATGGAGAAGAGCTCCCAGCAAGTCGACATCAAGGACATGGAGGCCGCGGTGTTCAAGGCGCTGCTCGGTTTCGTCTACACCGACACGGTGCCGGAGTTCGAAGAGCAGCACCAGGACAAGGAGGCGGTATCGACAACGGTGATGGCGCAGCATTTGCTGGCTGCGGCAGACAGGTACGGCATAGGAAGGCTCAAGCTGATCTGCGAGGGCAAGCTCTCAGGTGGCATCCACGTCGACACCGTGGCAGCGTCTCTTGCCCTGGCCGAGCTACACCGCTGTGAGCTGCTCAAGGCCAAGTGCATCGACTTCATCGTCAGGAGTCCTACGGTTCTCGACGATGTCTTGGCCACGGAGGGGTATAAGAACTTGGAGGCAAGCTGCCCTTCGGTGCTCACTGACCTGCTTACGCGCGCGACCAAGAAAAGCGTTGTTTAA